A window of Apium graveolens cultivar Ventura chromosome 8, ASM990537v1, whole genome shotgun sequence contains these coding sequences:
- the LOC141677589 gene encoding uncharacterized protein LOC141677589: protein MSIALSSKLKYGFVDGTCAKPAQNAPLLMHWMRCNDMVTSWLLNSVSVDIRNSMVYIITARDIWLDLEVRYAQSNVPKLFNLRKELSHLEQGSLSLSGYFTRFRTINDELDSVVNKPRYICAQCTCQVNAKLIESEQNVQLTHFLMGLNDTYTAIRGQILLMKPLPTLNQSYAILLQEENQRNIHNAVSVTNDNVAMSVKTQSNPFKPQARFQVNKKGSDATIICEFCHMSGHLKEKCYCIHGYPSWHRLFGKPKPKPKNLTPRNSVVATVVHSPDDVITAHTITTNTSISAGVQYSNSSPPLNLSDLQCHQLIKMLQQSLSGNQSNIASVPFNDGPSWNSNHSVNTVQMTGPYMEDTSRTW from the exons ATGTCTATTGCATTATCCTCAAAACTAAAATACGGATTTGTTGATGGAACTTGTGCTAAACCTGCACAAAATGCACCTCTCTTGATGCACTGGATGCGATGTAATGATATGGTTACCTCATGGCTCTTGAATTCTGTCTCTGTGGATATACGAAATAGTATGGTGTATATCATAACTGCTCGAGATATTTGGCTAGATCTCGAAGTTAGATATGCTCAGAGTAATGTGCCTAAGCTCTTTAATTTGAGGAAAGAACTATCTCACCTGGAGCAAGGTTCTCTGTCACTTTCTGGATATTTCACAAGGTTTCGCACTATTAATGATGAGCTTGATAGTGTTGTGAATAAACCTAGATATATTTGTGCTCAGTGTACTTGTCAAGTGAACGCAAAGCTGATTGAAAGTGAGCAAAATGTTCAACTTACACATTTTCTGATGGGATTGAATGATACATATACTGCAATTCGAGGCCAGATCTTGCTTATGAAGCCTCTTCCAACTCTAAATCAGAGTTATGCTATTCTTCTTCAAGAGGAGAATCAGAGAAACATTCATAATGCTGTGAGTGTTACTAATGACAATGTAGCTATGTCTGTGAAAACTCAGTCCAATCCTTTCAAACCACAAGCAAGATTTCAGGTCAACAAGAAAGGTTCTGATGCAACAATTATCTGTGAGTTTTGTCACATGAGTGGACATCTTAAGGAGAAGTGTTATTGTATTCATGGTTATCCCAGTTGGCATAGATTGTTTGGAAAACCAAAGCCAAAGCCTAAAAATCTGACGCCTAGAAACTCAGTGGTTGCTACTGTGGTTCATTCTCCTGATGATGTCATAACTGCACATACAATCACTACTAATACATCTATCAGTGCAGGAGTTCAATACTCTAATTCATCTCCTCCTCTCAATTTATCAGATTTGCAGTGTCATCAGTTGATCAAAATGCTACAACAGTCTCTATCTGGAAACCAATCCAATATTGCATCTGTTCCCTTTAATGATGGTCCAAGCTGGAATTCTAATCACTCAGTAAATACTGTTCAAATGACAG GACCATACATGGAAGATACCTCTAGAACTTGGTAA